The following coding sequences lie in one bacterium genomic window:
- the priA gene encoding primosomal protein N', producing the protein MKAASAQVVIPGIEGQYSYLVPRELSAVIVRGTRVLLPFRSRRVTGFVVDVNAQAVAEATRSIEQVLDKAPAFSEDLLEFTKWIAEYYLCTWGDALRAALPAGLDAEDQFRFTLSLQQHAQLGLGDTGYSPEISELLTALEESPLTARQIQSRFGIDPDGQEIRKLKQNGRIEYKPFLRGPRTSDQIERLIELSDLARAGLADDSLWTFVSTRSAQRILRELRDAPGMSMPRRQLLRGASRQRREALDELLKSGFVCERVEVLSRWKPNQIPVLSEEPDAPLTLHQENALGHLRKAIEAAEFRGFLLYGVTGSGKTRVYIEAIKQVLAMGKTALVLVPEISLTPVLWGRFRAALGEAVAIQHSAQPSAVRYDLWRGIANGEYPVVIGARSAVFSPLPRLGLIVIDEEHEASYKQTEGAPRYSARDAALFRARSTNAVAILGSATPSLESVAAVEQGKLTLLSLPERVTGSQMPLVRTVTPEVDVEGVADPEASEAESETPDRVLSREAIDSLERVISSGKQAVVLQNRRGFAPFLICRHCGKLFECPNCSVSLTYHRPGKILLCHYCHHKDDAPTLCPACGADDLSLCGSGTQRVADELSELLPDVRVARMDSDAMARIGAHDRLLSEFAEGKFDVLVGTQMVAKGLDFPGVELAIVADADTELFYPDFRASERGASLLMQLSGRAGRASTNGRVLLQTRAPDHPAIRTALEGDWLSFAQQELVHREASGFPPYFRLVLLRAIGPDESEVARAMLFCKRRLEGNRELGLLGPSPCAVVKVKNRYRYQILVRISRTADPTGKVLRQAVREFLSEVRNSNEHKRVQWEVDVDPAATA; encoded by the coding sequence GTGAAAGCCGCTTCGGCACAAGTCGTGATCCCCGGGATCGAGGGGCAGTACTCTTATCTGGTTCCGCGTGAGTTGTCCGCTGTCATCGTGCGGGGCACGAGAGTTCTCTTGCCGTTTCGTTCGCGCCGAGTCACAGGATTTGTCGTGGACGTTAACGCGCAAGCCGTGGCCGAAGCGACACGCTCAATCGAGCAGGTACTCGATAAGGCTCCGGCATTCTCTGAAGACCTGCTCGAGTTTACCAAGTGGATTGCAGAGTATTATCTTTGCACGTGGGGCGACGCGCTGCGCGCTGCCCTGCCCGCAGGCCTCGACGCGGAAGATCAGTTCAGATTCACGCTTTCTCTGCAGCAGCATGCCCAGCTCGGTCTCGGTGACACTGGCTACTCACCGGAGATATCTGAACTGCTGACTGCTCTTGAAGAGTCTCCGCTGACTGCAAGACAGATCCAGAGTCGGTTTGGAATTGATCCGGACGGTCAGGAGATTCGGAAGCTGAAGCAGAACGGCCGTATTGAGTATAAACCGTTTCTGAGAGGTCCGCGTACGTCTGACCAAATTGAGCGGCTGATCGAGTTGTCTGACTTGGCTCGCGCGGGTCTTGCGGACGATTCCCTTTGGACGTTTGTTTCGACACGCAGCGCGCAGCGGATTCTCCGGGAGCTTCGCGATGCACCGGGAATGAGTATGCCGCGTCGCCAGCTTCTGCGTGGGGCAAGCAGACAGAGACGCGAAGCATTGGATGAATTGTTGAAGAGCGGGTTTGTGTGTGAGCGCGTCGAGGTGCTGTCACGTTGGAAACCAAACCAGATACCGGTGTTATCAGAGGAACCGGATGCACCTCTAACGCTGCATCAAGAGAATGCGCTCGGTCATTTGCGCAAAGCAATCGAAGCCGCGGAGTTTCGCGGTTTTTTGCTCTACGGAGTGACCGGCTCGGGCAAGACGCGAGTTTACATAGAAGCAATCAAGCAAGTGCTCGCCATGGGGAAGACGGCGTTGGTGCTCGTGCCGGAAATTTCGCTCACTCCCGTGCTCTGGGGCAGGTTCCGGGCGGCACTCGGTGAAGCTGTGGCCATTCAACATAGTGCGCAACCCTCTGCGGTGCGGTATGATCTCTGGCGAGGCATCGCGAACGGTGAATACCCGGTCGTCATTGGCGCGCGCTCTGCTGTTTTCAGCCCCTTGCCCCGACTCGGCTTGATAGTCATTGACGAAGAACACGAGGCGTCCTACAAACAGACTGAGGGCGCTCCTCGTTACTCCGCCAGAGACGCCGCGTTGTTTCGTGCCCGCAGCACAAACGCTGTCGCGATACTTGGCAGTGCGACACCGTCGTTGGAGAGTGTCGCTGCTGTCGAACAGGGCAAGCTCACCCTGCTATCTCTGCCGGAGCGTGTCACAGGCTCGCAGATGCCGCTCGTGCGAACGGTAACTCCCGAGGTAGACGTTGAGGGCGTTGCCGATCCGGAGGCAAGCGAAGCGGAGTCTGAAACTCCTGACCGTGTGCTCTCTCGAGAAGCGATTGATTCACTGGAACGTGTCATCTCATCAGGGAAGCAGGCCGTTGTTTTGCAGAATCGGAGAGGGTTTGCACCTTTTCTGATCTGCAGGCATTGCGGCAAGCTGTTTGAGTGTCCGAACTGCTCTGTCTCGCTGACCTATCATCGTCCGGGCAAGATCCTGCTCTGTCACTATTGTCATCACAAGGACGACGCTCCCACTCTGTGTCCGGCGTGCGGCGCGGATGACCTGTCGCTGTGTGGCAGCGGGACACAACGAGTGGCGGACGAGTTATCAGAGTTGCTGCCGGACGTTCGAGTCGCGCGCATGGATTCCGACGCGATGGCAAGAATTGGTGCGCATGACCGACTCTTATCCGAATTCGCAGAAGGGAAGTTCGACGTGCTCGTCGGGACACAAATGGTTGCCAAGGGGCTGGACTTCCCCGGTGTTGAGCTTGCAATTGTTGCCGATGCGGACACGGAACTGTTTTATCCGGACTTCCGTGCCAGCGAGAGGGGAGCGAGCCTGTTGATGCAATTGTCCGGTCGTGCCGGGCGGGCTTCGACCAATGGCCGCGTGCTTCTGCAAACGCGTGCGCCAGACCATCCGGCAATCAGGACTGCCTTGGAGGGAGATTGGCTGAGCTTTGCACAGCAAGAACTCGTTCATAGGGAAGCGAGCGGTTTTCCGCCATACTTCAGACTTGTGCTACTGCGGGCAATCGGGCCGGATGAATCTGAAGTTGCGCGGGCGATGTTGTTCTGCAAGCGGCGGCTCGAAGGAAACCGAGAACTTGGGCTATTAGGCCCCTCGCCGTGCGCGGTAGTCAAAGTGAAGAATCGGTATCGCTACCAGATTCTGGTGCGAATCTCGCGCACTGCTGACCCCACAGGCAAAGTTCTCCGCCAGGCTGTCAGAGAGTTCTTGTCCGAAGTTCGAAACTCAAACGAGCACAAGCGCGTGCAATGGGAAGTTGATGTTGATCCGGCTGCTACTGCTTAG
- the der gene encoding ribosome biogenesis GTPase Der, which translates to MSYPVVAIVGRPNVGKSTIFNRMTRSNRAITSPEPGVTRDRHVGVAEFEGREFLVMDTGGWVPRSEELFDAAIREQVQFALEECDVVLFVGDAQTGPTDSDLDIAQMLKRSDRPVLVTVNKADNSSIEMEAPSFYTLGLGDPLPISAVQGYGFAELLEKIVESLPVSGEKTVERPRPLVAVIGRPNVGKSSLVNALLGEDRHMVTDIAGTTRDAIDSVVRFYKQPLTLIDTAGLRRKTKVEEALEFYTTVRTQKALKECDVAVVMVEAQAGLLAQDVRILQEAVTYGKGVLLCLNKWDLVEKDDKTAGLIAEEIDERLANLSYIEKLFISAKDSLRVHKVLELVLRIHEERQKRISTGELNRFLEKLMERQPPPAVKARDLRLSYVTQADAEPPTFILFSRWADLIPDNYKLFLERQIRQQYGFNGVPIRLFFRSKRT; encoded by the coding sequence TTGAGTTATCCAGTAGTAGCAATAGTCGGCCGGCCCAATGTCGGCAAGTCGACGATATTCAATCGCATGACACGCAGCAATCGGGCGATCACGTCGCCTGAACCCGGCGTCACGCGTGACAGGCATGTCGGAGTTGCGGAGTTTGAAGGGCGCGAGTTTCTGGTGATGGATACCGGAGGCTGGGTTCCAAGGTCTGAAGAGTTGTTTGACGCCGCCATTCGCGAACAAGTTCAATTCGCGTTGGAAGAGTGTGATGTAGTACTGTTCGTGGGCGATGCACAGACGGGGCCGACAGATTCCGATCTGGATATCGCGCAAATGCTGAAGCGCTCTGATCGCCCGGTGTTGGTTACCGTGAATAAAGCGGACAATAGCAGCATTGAGATGGAGGCTCCAAGTTTCTATACGCTGGGTCTGGGAGATCCGCTACCCATCAGCGCCGTGCAGGGGTACGGGTTTGCAGAATTGCTGGAGAAGATTGTCGAGAGTCTGCCGGTCAGCGGCGAAAAAACTGTTGAAAGACCCCGGCCACTGGTCGCCGTGATTGGCAGACCGAACGTCGGGAAGTCCTCACTGGTCAATGCTCTGCTCGGCGAGGATCGACACATGGTCACTGACATTGCCGGCACGACGCGCGATGCGATTGACAGCGTCGTCCGGTTCTACAAGCAGCCGTTGACGTTGATCGACACAGCGGGATTGCGCCGTAAAACCAAAGTGGAAGAGGCTCTGGAGTTCTACACGACCGTCAGGACGCAAAAAGCGCTTAAAGAGTGCGATGTCGCGGTTGTCATGGTCGAAGCACAGGCGGGTCTGCTTGCGCAAGACGTGCGGATTCTGCAGGAGGCGGTGACATACGGAAAGGGAGTACTCCTGTGTCTGAACAAGTGGGATTTGGTTGAAAAGGACGACAAGACCGCCGGACTGATAGCTGAAGAGATTGACGAGAGACTGGCAAATTTGAGCTACATCGAGAAACTCTTCATTTCTGCGAAGGACAGCCTGCGCGTGCATAAGGTGCTCGAACTTGTTCTACGGATTCACGAAGAGCGCCAGAAACGCATTTCCACCGGTGAGTTGAATCGTTTTCTCGAAAAGCTCATGGAACGGCAGCCGCCGCCTGCGGTGAAGGCTCGCGATCTAAGATTGTCTTATGTGACACAAGCTGACGCGGAACCGCCTACTTTCATTCTTTTCTCGCGTTGGGCGGATCTTATTCCTGACAATTACAAGCTCTTTCTCGAACGTCAGATCCGGCAGCAATACGGTTTCAACGGAGTGCCAATTCGCTTGTTCTTTCGTTCCAAACGCACGTGA